Proteins co-encoded in one Spirosoma endbachense genomic window:
- a CDS encoding cyclophilin-like fold protein, whose amino-acid sequence MKSINGARISLLLLFLVGIMACKMDDNGPPSPVMIGNSGNNEPDTASNKPLSNKLRIRVGSTTFTATLLENATVTAFKARLPMTVSMSELNGNEKLYNFPTGPNAGPLPTNSSNPGTIQTGDLMLYGSSTLVLFYKTFPTAYSYTKLGQIDKPAGLETALGSGSVTVSFDLL is encoded by the coding sequence ATGAAATCAATTAACGGGGCACGAATTTCTTTACTTCTACTTTTTCTTGTTGGAATTATGGCGTGCAAAATGGATGACAATGGGCCTCCTTCTCCCGTTATGATCGGAAACAGTGGCAATAATGAGCCGGATACAGCCAGTAATAAGCCACTCAGCAATAAGCTCAGAATACGAGTAGGCTCCACTACGTTCACCGCAACCTTGCTGGAGAATGCGACTGTCACGGCCTTTAAAGCCAGGCTACCCATGACGGTCTCGATGAGTGAGTTAAACGGGAACGAAAAACTCTACAATTTTCCCACCGGCCCGAACGCGGGACCGCTGCCCACCAATTCATCAAATCCGGGAACGATTCAAACCGGCGATTTGATGCTGTATGGGTCCAGTACACTGGTGCTCTTTTACAAAACGTTTCCTACGGCCTATAGTTATACAAAACTGGGGCAGATCGATAAGCCAGCCGGACTGGAGACTGCGCTAGGTTCGGGCAGTGTGACGGTCAGTTTTGACTTGCTATAG
- a CDS encoding (2Fe-2S)-binding protein — protein MNDTEDMDSELGNSTSSRRIFLKQSSALAALVMTPPAAMAAVNNGLDEKVATAFEQMPLHVNINGTMRQLSIEPRVTLLDLLREQLQLTGTKKGCDHGQCGACTVHVDGARVNACLTLAMTTEGSTVTTIEGLTDGDPATAPLHPMQAAFIKHDGFQCGYCTPGQIMSAVACIREGHANTPDEVREYMSGNICRCGAYANIVDAIMDVKKGGAKV, from the coding sequence ATGAATGATACTGAAGACATGGACAGCGAGTTAGGCAACTCAACGTCATCCCGACGGATTTTCCTAAAGCAGTCTTCTGCGCTGGCCGCGCTGGTCATGACTCCGCCAGCCGCTATGGCCGCAGTCAACAACGGATTAGATGAGAAAGTAGCCACTGCGTTTGAGCAAATGCCACTTCACGTCAATATCAACGGGACGATGCGGCAGTTATCCATCGAGCCGCGGGTTACCCTGCTCGATCTGCTGCGCGAACAACTTCAGCTGACCGGCACTAAAAAAGGGTGTGATCACGGCCAATGCGGAGCCTGTACGGTCCATGTCGACGGGGCACGGGTCAACGCGTGCCTGACACTGGCGATGACCACCGAAGGCAGCACCGTAACGACCATCGAAGGCCTAACTGACGGCGACCCGGCAACGGCTCCATTGCACCCCATGCAGGCGGCTTTCATCAAGCACGACGGTTTCCAATGCGGTTACTGCACCCCCGGCCAGATCATGTCGGCGGTGGCCTGCATCCGCGAGGGGCACGCCAACACGCCGGACGAGGTCCGCGAGTACATGAGCGGCAATATCTGCCGGTGCGGAGCGTACGCCAATATTGTCGATGCGATCATGGACGTAAAAAAGGGAGGAGCTAAGGTATGA
- a CDS encoding FAD binding domain-containing protein, with translation MNPFQFTRVTTQKAAISAITKESGTYFLAGGTNLIDLMKREVVIPERLVDINKLPLATIEKMANGLRIGAMAKNSTVADNELVKKQFPLLSQALNAGASAQLRNMATVGGNMMQRTRCPYFYDTSMPCNKRSPVQAGPDKGQANGPTGCGAIGGHNRMHAIFGASGKCIAVHPSDMCIALVALDATVNVSGPKGDRTIPFSEFHRLPGDAPQKDNTLQPGELIMSVDLPTNRFADNSHYLKVRDRASYAFALVSVGVGVDMKGKTIQDVRLAMGGVAHKPWRLTAAEEFLKGKPATEANFKQAASLAMQGAKGYGENDFKLTLAPNSIVDALKTATKTA, from the coding sequence ATGAATCCGTTTCAGTTTACGCGGGTTACGACCCAAAAAGCCGCGATTTCGGCGATTACAAAGGAAAGCGGCACCTACTTTCTGGCGGGCGGCACCAACCTCATCGACTTGATGAAGCGTGAGGTCGTCATTCCTGAACGGCTGGTCGACATCAACAAGTTGCCCCTGGCGACGATTGAAAAAATGGCCAATGGTCTGCGGATCGGGGCCATGGCCAAAAACTCAACCGTAGCCGATAACGAACTGGTGAAGAAGCAGTTTCCACTCCTGTCGCAGGCCCTGAACGCGGGCGCTTCAGCGCAACTCCGGAATATGGCCACGGTGGGTGGTAACATGATGCAGCGCACCCGTTGCCCGTATTTTTACGACACGTCGATGCCCTGCAATAAACGAAGCCCCGTTCAGGCTGGTCCCGACAAAGGGCAGGCCAATGGGCCAACCGGTTGCGGAGCCATTGGTGGCCACAACCGAATGCATGCCATTTTTGGAGCGTCGGGAAAGTGCATTGCCGTTCACCCGAGCGACATGTGCATTGCACTGGTGGCACTGGATGCGACAGTGAACGTGTCGGGACCCAAGGGCGACCGTACTATTCCGTTCAGTGAGTTTCACCGGCTACCTGGCGACGCTCCTCAGAAAGATAACACGCTGCAACCCGGCGAACTGATTATGTCGGTCGATCTACCCACGAACCGGTTCGCGGATAATTCACACTACCTGAAAGTGAGGGATAGAGCCTCGTATGCCTTCGCACTGGTATCGGTGGGCGTTGGAGTGGACATGAAAGGCAAAACCATTCAGGACGTTCGGTTGGCGATGGGTGGGGTGGCACACAAGCCCTGGCGACTGACGGCGGCTGAGGAATTTCTCAAAGGCAAACCCGCCACGGAAGCTAACTTCAAACAGGCGGCCTCGCTGGCCATGCAGGGAGCGAAAGGCTACGGTGAGAATGATTTCAAGCTAACGCTGGCCCCGAACTCGATTGTTGACGCCCTAAAAACCGCCACTAAAACCGCCTGA
- a CDS encoding xanthine dehydrogenase family protein molybdopterin-binding subunit — protein MTKDLKNPPIDRIDGRMKVTGGAKYFADFELPNTAYCVIVGSEIAKGAITSLDTKKAQGAPGVLGVFTHQNMPPIPGWDAPVGGEADGPPPKPKTEETYRILSSPKILFDGQPIAMVVADSYERATYAASLVKATYTKQTARTNLQKHVSEGVAPRGADGGNYLRGTADGYKTAPVTLEANYTIPVEVHNPMELHGILAHWTGDKQLMIYAKTQGVNATQNAMAQAFKLDPKNIHVHTEFMGGGFGMGLRTWPQETAVVAIARKINRPLKLVMNRSQMFTLVGHRPYTVQTINMGADQDGKLIGIAHAATAETASYEDFTEATVNMTKFMYACPNVSTRYRIVRLDRSVPIWMRGPGEATGAFALESAMDEMAHKLNLDPIEFRLRNYSETDPERNRPYSSKNLKEAYQRGADAIGWKERKNQPGSTRDGDWLIGYGMSTGVFSAFRWEASARALFKADGSLTIQSAVTDIGPGTGTALTMIAHNVLGVPMNRIKVEYGDTSLPKAPTQGGSAIVSAVGSAVYDACTSVKNDLMALALKAGAPLAGRQADELTLADGVLSVEKEPGKKIAVRELMQANNLTVIDKTRDSKGSPEQEKYSMYSFSVHFVQVRVNPLTGVVRVAKAVSVADSGRIVSPKTAASQMIGGVAGGIGMALTEEAVIDHRFGRFVNNNLADYHVAVHADVPAIETIMIDKPDPIINPMGAKGMGEIALIGFAGAVANAVFNATGQRVRDLPITPDKLLRTV, from the coding sequence ATGACGAAAGACTTAAAAAATCCACCGATTGATCGAATCGACGGGCGGATGAAAGTGACCGGCGGGGCCAAATACTTCGCCGATTTTGAACTACCCAATACGGCGTATTGTGTCATCGTCGGCAGCGAGATCGCCAAAGGAGCTATCACTAGCCTTGATACCAAAAAAGCGCAGGGTGCACCGGGTGTACTGGGTGTATTTACGCACCAGAATATGCCACCTATCCCGGGCTGGGATGCCCCCGTTGGCGGTGAAGCCGATGGGCCGCCCCCTAAACCAAAAACGGAGGAGACATACCGGATTCTAAGCAGTCCCAAAATCCTGTTCGATGGGCAGCCTATCGCCATGGTAGTAGCCGACAGTTACGAACGGGCCACGTACGCAGCTTCACTCGTCAAAGCGACCTATACGAAACAAACAGCCCGCACTAATCTGCAAAAACACGTGTCGGAAGGTGTGGCGCCCAGGGGAGCCGATGGAGGGAATTATTTGCGGGGAACAGCCGACGGCTACAAAACCGCTCCGGTCACCCTGGAAGCCAACTATACGATTCCCGTGGAAGTGCACAACCCCATGGAACTGCACGGCATTCTGGCCCACTGGACGGGCGACAAGCAGTTAATGATCTATGCCAAAACGCAGGGTGTGAATGCTACGCAAAACGCCATGGCGCAAGCCTTTAAACTGGACCCGAAGAATATTCACGTGCATACGGAGTTCATGGGAGGAGGTTTTGGTATGGGACTACGTACCTGGCCGCAGGAAACGGCGGTCGTCGCGATTGCCCGCAAAATCAATCGGCCTCTGAAACTGGTGATGAACCGGAGTCAGATGTTTACGCTGGTGGGTCACCGGCCGTATACGGTGCAGACAATTAACATGGGTGCTGACCAGGACGGAAAACTAATCGGCATCGCGCATGCGGCTACCGCCGAAACGGCCAGCTACGAAGACTTTACTGAAGCGACCGTCAACATGACCAAGTTCATGTACGCCTGCCCCAACGTGAGCACCCGCTACCGCATCGTGCGGCTTGACCGGAGCGTACCCATCTGGATGCGGGGTCCCGGTGAGGCCACTGGTGCGTTTGCGCTGGAGTCGGCCATGGACGAGATGGCCCATAAACTGAACCTCGATCCAATCGAGTTCCGCCTGCGTAACTACAGCGAAACCGATCCGGAACGGAACCGGCCCTATTCAAGCAAAAATCTCAAAGAAGCCTATCAGCGGGGGGCCGACGCCATTGGCTGGAAAGAGCGTAAGAACCAGCCCGGCAGCACCCGCGACGGCGATTGGCTCATTGGCTACGGCATGAGTACGGGCGTTTTTAGCGCCTTCCGCTGGGAGGCCAGCGCCCGCGCTCTGTTTAAAGCCGATGGATCACTGACTATTCAGAGTGCCGTGACCGACATTGGGCCAGGCACCGGAACAGCTCTGACCATGATTGCGCATAACGTATTGGGCGTGCCTATGAATCGCATCAAGGTCGAATACGGCGACACGTCGTTGCCCAAAGCGCCCACGCAGGGTGGCTCAGCCATCGTCTCAGCGGTGGGGTCGGCGGTTTATGATGCCTGTACAAGCGTCAAAAACGACCTGATGGCGTTGGCCCTCAAAGCGGGTGCTCCCTTAGCTGGTCGACAGGCCGACGAACTGACGCTGGCCGATGGGGTGCTTTCGGTCGAGAAGGAACCAGGCAAAAAAATAGCCGTACGCGAGCTGATGCAGGCCAACAACCTGACGGTTATTGACAAAACTCGGGATTCGAAAGGTAGTCCGGAACAGGAGAAGTATTCGATGTATTCGTTTTCGGTGCATTTCGTCCAGGTGCGCGTCAATCCGCTGACGGGCGTGGTGCGCGTCGCCAAAGCGGTTAGCGTGGCCGATTCAGGCCGTATCGTAAGCCCCAAAACGGCGGCCAGTCAGATGATTGGCGGGGTAGCAGGTGGCATCGGCATGGCCCTGACCGAAGAAGCGGTCATCGACCACCGATTCGGTCGGTTTGTGAACAACAACCTGGCCGATTATCACGTAGCGGTTCACGCCGACGTACCCGCCATTGAAACGATCATGATCGACAAGCCCGATCCGATTATCAACCCGATGGGTGCCAAAGGGATGGGCGAGATTGCCCTGATCGGTTTTGCCGGAGCCGTGGCCAATGCCGTTTTCAACGCGACCGGTCAGCGCGTTCGTGACCTACCTATTACACCAGACAAGTTGCTACGTACTGTTTAA
- a CDS encoding DapH/DapD/GlmU-related protein, which yields MLSKKVNNDIFQRLLAGELLRKDDPEYTKFGEVVSRTIRLCVEMNATATGVDQVRSQLSTIIGTRIDASTTIFPPFYTNFGQFIRLGKNIFINHACSFLDIGGITIEDDVQIGPRVNLTSENHPLDPTDRTTLIPRPIVIKRNAWIGAGATILPGVTVGENAIVAAGAVVSRDVPANTVVAGIPAKVVKTL from the coding sequence ATGCTGAGTAAAAAAGTGAATAACGATATTTTTCAACGACTGCTAGCCGGCGAACTCCTACGCAAGGACGATCCGGAGTACACCAAATTTGGCGAGGTCGTTTCTCGCACCATCCGGCTATGTGTCGAGATGAATGCCACGGCAACGGGCGTCGATCAGGTACGCAGCCAGTTGAGTACCATAATCGGAACTAGGATCGATGCGTCGACGACGATATTTCCTCCGTTTTATACCAACTTCGGCCAGTTCATTCGGCTCGGCAAAAACATCTTTATCAATCATGCCTGCTCGTTTCTGGATATTGGCGGCATCACGATTGAGGATGATGTCCAGATTGGCCCGAGGGTTAATTTGACCTCTGAAAACCACCCGCTGGACCCGACCGACCGAACTACGTTAATTCCCCGGCCGATTGTAATTAAACGCAATGCCTGGATTGGGGCGGGGGCCACTATTTTACCCGGCGTAACCGTAGGTGAAAACGCCATCGTTGCCGCTGGTGCGGTCGTAAGTCGGGATGTACCAGCCAATACCGTTGTTGCTGGCATACCGGCAAAGGTTGTGAAGACACTGTAA
- a CDS encoding (R)-mandelonitrile lyase translates to MKTNQTILEISIPTRTTHVSGHLASSSKMVSKGRYSLLLMVFLMASIPILGQRANIVTGPQAATRGPADTFTGTVWVTSLVPNDSIFTTISGSVAFEKGARSNWHSHPAGQILIVTDGIGYHQIKGEPKQVIRKGDVVKCPPNVVHWHGASPSSKMTHLYIIPNTEKGIVTWLQPVTNEEYDQK, encoded by the coding sequence ATGAAAACTAATCAAACGATCCTGGAAATTTCGATCCCCACCAGAACAACCCACGTTTCAGGACATCTGGCATCCTCTTCGAAAATGGTCAGTAAAGGCCGCTATAGTCTCCTGCTAATGGTCTTCCTGATGGCTAGTATACCTATCCTGGGTCAGCGTGCTAACATCGTTACGGGTCCGCAGGCAGCAACGCGAGGCCCCGCCGACACGTTCACGGGGACCGTTTGGGTGACGAGCCTTGTCCCCAATGACTCGATCTTTACGACTATTTCCGGCAGTGTGGCTTTCGAGAAGGGTGCGCGCTCGAACTGGCATTCTCATCCGGCCGGGCAGATCCTCATTGTTACGGATGGGATTGGCTATCATCAGATTAAAGGGGAACCAAAGCAAGTGATTCGGAAAGGTGACGTGGTTAAATGCCCGCCGAATGTGGTTCATTGGCACGGAGCCAGCCCCAGTAGTAAGATGACTCACCTGTATATTATTCCGAATACGGAGAAAGGCATTGTCACATGGCTACAGCCCGTCACGAATGAGGAATATGACCAAAAGTAA
- a CDS encoding carboxymuconolactone decarboxylase family protein: MHDYKVTSTFRILRSLPLLVLILFILFVSINYPMHAQTKSTEPLDVKQQSIVTISALTTTGDIPKLKQALNAGLEAGLTINEIKEVLVQLYAYCGFPRSLNGINALMSVVDQRKAAGKNDSLGKDASPIVPTANKYTVGQKMLEVLMGKPDKTAQSGANAFAPVIDTFLKEHLFADIFSRDVLTYRQRELVTISSLASMAGVESQLQFHLGAGLQVGLSESQLKAMISLIETSVGKQQANTVQQVLTKVLDARKPTK, encoded by the coding sequence ATGCACGATTATAAAGTCACATCAACCTTTAGGATTCTGAGGAGTTTACCCCTTCTGGTATTGATTCTGTTCATCTTATTCGTCAGTATAAATTACCCGATGCACGCGCAAACCAAGTCTACCGAACCTTTAGATGTCAAACAGCAGTCTATCGTAACTATTTCGGCGCTAACTACCACGGGCGACATTCCGAAGCTCAAACAAGCGCTGAACGCCGGGCTTGAGGCTGGTCTGACGATTAATGAAATTAAGGAAGTGCTCGTGCAACTCTATGCCTACTGCGGCTTTCCCCGTAGCCTGAATGGCATCAATGCGTTGATGAGCGTTGTTGACCAACGGAAAGCTGCGGGTAAGAACGACTCATTGGGAAAAGACGCTTCGCCAATAGTCCCGACGGCCAATAAGTACACTGTTGGCCAAAAAATGCTGGAAGTCCTGATGGGCAAGCCGGACAAAACGGCCCAAAGTGGTGCCAATGCCTTCGCGCCAGTCATCGATACCTTTCTGAAAGAACACTTATTTGCCGATATATTCAGCCGTGACGTGCTAACCTACCGACAGCGGGAACTGGTAACCATTTCGAGCCTTGCCAGTATGGCCGGTGTTGAGTCTCAGTTGCAGTTTCACCTGGGAGCCGGCCTGCAGGTAGGCCTCAGCGAATCGCAACTGAAAGCGATGATTTCGCTGATTGAAACCAGCGTCGGAAAACAACAGGCCAATACGGTTCAGCAGGTTCTGACCAAGGTCCTGGACGCGCGCAAGCCGACTAAATAA
- a CDS encoding SDR family oxidoreductase: MSTIKNKVVIITGASSGIGEATAKVLAAKGAKVVLGARREDRLAKLAEEIQANGEQAIYKVIDVANADDTKQLVQLAKDTYGRVDVIFLNAGIMPSSPLSALKTDEWETMIDVNIKGVLNGIAAVLPTFTAQKSGHIITTSSVAGLKAYPGSGVYGATKWAVRDLMEVLRIESALEGTNIRTATIYPAAINTELLDTITDKTTSEGMTALYKQHGISPERIANVVAFAIEQPDDTNISEFTIGPTTQPW; the protein is encoded by the coding sequence ATGTCAACTATTAAAAACAAAGTGGTCATTATTACGGGAGCTTCATCCGGTATTGGTGAAGCGACAGCAAAAGTACTGGCGGCCAAAGGGGCAAAAGTTGTACTGGGTGCCAGGCGTGAAGATCGTTTGGCAAAATTAGCAGAGGAAATTCAAGCAAATGGCGAACAAGCTATTTATAAAGTGATCGATGTAGCTAATGCGGACGATACTAAGCAACTGGTTCAACTGGCCAAAGACACGTATGGCCGTGTCGATGTGATCTTCCTGAACGCTGGCATTATGCCCAGTTCCCCCCTTTCCGCCTTAAAAACGGACGAGTGGGAAACGATGATTGATGTCAATATCAAAGGAGTATTAAATGGAATTGCAGCGGTATTGCCAACCTTTACCGCGCAAAAGTCTGGCCACATTATTACCACCTCATCCGTCGCTGGCCTTAAAGCATACCCAGGCAGCGGGGTTTATGGCGCCACCAAGTGGGCGGTACGTGATTTAATGGAAGTGTTGCGGATAGAATCGGCCTTAGAAGGCACCAACATCCGCACCGCAACGATTTATCCAGCCGCTATTAACACCGAATTGTTGGATACGATTACGGATAAGACGACTTCCGAGGGGATGACGGCTTTATACAAACAACATGGCATTTCACCGGAACGAATTGCCAACGTGGTTGCCTTCGCGATTGAACAACCAGACGATACCAATATTAGTGAGTTCACCATTGGACCAACCACTCAACCCTGGTAA
- a CDS encoding cupin domain-containing protein, whose amino-acid sequence MAKHEDVKDGVIFPVGEKNDAYAQYFVGQSYLKTLIADPQVSVSVGNVTFEPGCRNNWHIHRDGFQLLLVTGGEGWYQEAGKPAQSLKAGDVIVTHDGVKHWHGATKDSWFEHIAITAGKPEWLEPVDDETYNKLDQ is encoded by the coding sequence ATGGCAAAACACGAAGACGTAAAAGACGGCGTTATTTTTCCTGTAGGTGAGAAAAACGACGCCTATGCCCAGTATTTTGTGGGCCAGAGTTACCTGAAAACGTTAATTGCTGATCCCCAAGTGAGTGTTAGCGTTGGGAATGTAACCTTTGAACCGGGATGCCGTAATAACTGGCACATTCATCGGGATGGTTTCCAGCTTTTATTAGTAACGGGGGGCGAAGGCTGGTACCAGGAAGCAGGCAAACCGGCTCAGTCTCTTAAAGCGGGTGATGTAATTGTTACTCATGATGGGGTTAAACACTGGCATGGTGCGACCAAAGACAGCTGGTTTGAACATATCGCCATCACAGCCGGTAAACCGGAATGGTTAGAGCCTGTTGATGATGAAACGTATAATAAGCTGGACCAGTAG
- a CDS encoding SDR family NAD(P)-dependent oxidoreductase has translation MQLANKTIVVTGAGGGIGRELCLQLVQRGANVAGVDINLATLDETGRLAGVGRDRFAGFQLDITDGEKVSSLPAEVLAHFGVVDGLINNAGIIQPFKLVNDLSMDAINRVMAVNFYGTLYLTKAFLPHLLERPEAHIANVSSMGGFLPVPGQTVYGAAKAAVKLLTEGLYAELKDTNVKVTVIFPGAIATNIMQNSGLDVPNADAGSDSQFKTLSARQAADQMLAGIEKNQFRVVIGQDARAMDKLYRLNPKYAADLIQKKMRSLLR, from the coding sequence ATGCAACTAGCCAATAAAACGATTGTCGTAACGGGAGCCGGGGGCGGTATTGGCCGGGAGTTATGCCTGCAACTGGTGCAACGGGGTGCCAACGTAGCGGGGGTAGATATCAACCTCGCCACGCTTGATGAAACGGGTCGCCTGGCCGGGGTCGGTCGGGACCGTTTTGCCGGATTTCAACTGGACATTACGGATGGGGAGAAGGTAAGCTCATTACCAGCCGAGGTGCTTGCGCACTTCGGTGTGGTTGACGGGCTCATTAATAATGCCGGGATCATTCAACCCTTCAAACTCGTCAATGACCTGTCAATGGACGCTATCAACCGGGTAATGGCCGTCAATTTTTACGGTACGCTCTACCTGACCAAAGCGTTTTTGCCCCACCTGCTGGAACGCCCCGAAGCGCACATCGCCAATGTATCGAGTATGGGTGGATTTCTGCCGGTGCCGGGTCAGACGGTCTACGGGGCCGCCAAAGCCGCTGTCAAACTGCTCACCGAGGGGCTATACGCCGAGCTGAAGGATACAAACGTGAAGGTAACCGTCATTTTTCCGGGTGCCATTGCCACTAACATCATGCAGAACTCGGGTCTGGATGTCCCCAACGCTGATGCCGGTAGCGACTCCCAATTCAAAACCCTGTCAGCCCGGCAAGCCGCGGATCAGATGTTGGCGGGTATTGAAAAAAATCAGTTCCGGGTTGTAATCGGTCAGGATGCCCGGGCAATGGATAAACTGTATCGGCTTAATCCAAAATACGCAGCTGATCTGATTCAAAAGAAGATGCGTTCTTTGCTGCGCTAA
- a CDS encoding TolB family protein, whose protein sequence is MKMISSAISVYLVVYALFCPAIGFGQKAPVQQKNYALTPKLPPPPKPEAFTVSTIPLPDSVLDAVLVNYLPDAKHIVMEVTLAGAKKSNLAVMKDDGSEFKCLTCNLKETIGGEMPVPLPDGKRVYTPTGILECSPSILDCKQARILPLVYPTIPGGKTIARIASNMSQDGLHVAYTLLVTRPMPGALVLVSELTRISDEKGERYELTKTKVIAGDKTALPGAPDFRPFSFGGGEVKSFAGMGQYLTTISAFEAGNFDIAKIDLTTGEVSRFTRHYSYDEGVYPSPDGKWFIFQSHRHTTRMDAFSLIPRPLIVNNALAPGVAEWRNEEIEGSRDARRYYGLTMTDLYGDRARLSGEGYTGQNLTTATDNLTQYNHFGNLTWHPSSTRGIFWEQKDPRQVKKGEAWGRLRMITFTARKPTTPLKIVTPTMDWAINLEDIKPLDTSKQAEGKLVGLVSGYANISTHKPTSPSGETVLKVEYVNFSDDGQYVLNGSETISKKTFWDATWNADIQVTGKHKGFLKVDNAKFTGRSQGSGTIRTQLDDRKIEVNLSKGLPTGVPGELR, encoded by the coding sequence ATGAAAATGATCAGTAGTGCAATCAGTGTTTACCTCGTGGTGTACGCACTATTTTGCCCCGCAATTGGTTTCGGGCAGAAGGCTCCCGTTCAGCAAAAAAATTATGCCCTTACGCCGAAGCTGCCACCGCCACCCAAGCCAGAAGCCTTCACCGTCTCGACAATTCCTTTGCCCGATAGTGTCCTCGACGCCGTTTTGGTCAATTACCTTCCTGATGCCAAACACATCGTTATGGAGGTTACGCTGGCGGGCGCAAAAAAATCGAACCTGGCCGTTATGAAGGACGACGGCAGCGAATTCAAATGCCTGACCTGCAACCTGAAAGAGACTATCGGCGGAGAGATGCCCGTACCGCTGCCGGATGGTAAGCGCGTTTACACGCCAACGGGTATTCTGGAATGTAGCCCATCCATTCTGGATTGCAAACAGGCCCGGATTCTCCCCCTGGTCTACCCGACCATTCCGGGCGGGAAAACGATTGCCCGGATTGCCAGTAACATGTCGCAGGATGGCCTCCATGTAGCCTACACCCTGCTGGTAACCAGACCGATGCCAGGGGCACTGGTACTGGTTAGCGAGTTAACCCGCATATCGGACGAAAAAGGAGAGCGTTACGAACTGACCAAAACAAAAGTTATTGCGGGCGATAAGACGGCTCTGCCAGGGGCACCTGATTTCCGGCCCTTCTCCTTTGGCGGGGGCGAGGTAAAAAGCTTTGCCGGCATGGGGCAGTATCTGACCACCATCAGTGCATTTGAAGCGGGTAACTTCGACATTGCCAAAATCGACCTGACGACCGGTGAGGTTAGTCGGTTCACCCGGCATTATAGTTATGATGAGGGAGTATACCCTTCTCCGGACGGCAAGTGGTTTATTTTCCAGTCTCACCGCCACACGACGCGCATGGATGCCTTTAGTCTGATTCCCCGCCCGCTCATTGTCAATAATGCGCTGGCACCGGGAGTTGCCGAATGGCGGAACGAAGAAATTGAGGGCTCAAGGGATGCCCGGCGGTATTACGGCCTTACGATGACCGACCTGTATGGTGACCGGGCCCGATTATCCGGGGAGGGATATACCGGCCAGAACCTGACAACGGCAACGGATAACCTGACCCAATACAATCATTTTGGTAATTTAACCTGGCATCCCAGCAGTACCAGGGGGATTTTCTGGGAGCAGAAAGACCCGCGACAGGTCAAAAAAGGGGAAGCCTGGGGCCGTCTACGCATGATTACGTTCACGGCCAGAAAACCAACCACTCCGCTTAAGATCGTGACCCCGACGATGGACTGGGCCATTAATTTAGAGGACATCAAGCCGCTGGATACATCCAAGCAAGCCGAAGGAAAACTGGTTGGACTCGTTTCGGGGTACGCCAACATAAGCACCCATAAACCAACCTCACCCTCTGGAGAAACGGTCCTTAAAGTCGAATACGTAAATTTTTCCGATGATGGCCAATATGTGCTGAATGGGTCCGAAACGATCAGTAAAAAAACGTTTTGGGACGCCACCTGGAACGCCGACATCCAGGTAACGGGGAAACACAAAGGGTTTCTTAAAGTCGACAACGCGAAGTTTACCGGCAGAAGTCAGGGATCAGGTACCATTCGGACGCAATTGGACGACCGGAAAATTGAGGTCAATCTGTCCAAGGGCCTGCCAACTGGAGTACCGGGTGAACTTCGATGA